A single genomic interval of Mangifera indica cultivar Alphonso chromosome 5, CATAS_Mindica_2.1, whole genome shotgun sequence harbors:
- the LOC123216611 gene encoding transmembrane protein 205-like codes for MAWLTRFLVAVAFLAIGVIFSPETFGSNSEGFNSPKLSTFLKLAHLLCFSTAWGAALWVTFIGGIIMFNNLPRHQFGNLQSKMFPAYFSMVGLCCAISTASFAYLHPWKSASTAEKYQLGFLLSAFAFNLTNLFVFTPMTIEMMKQRHKVEKEENIGEEIGWTKNREVAKVNPKLAAMNKKFGMIHGLSSLANIMSFGSLAMHSWYLAGKINL; via the exons ATGGCTTGGTTAACTCGATTCCTTGTAGCGGTGGCGTTCCTGGCCATCGGAGTGATATTTTCTCCGGAAACATTTGGATCAAATTCGGAGGGTTTTAATTCCCCAAAGCTATCGACGTTCCTGAAGCTGGCTCATCTCCTCTGTTTTTCCACCGCTTGGGGTGCGGCTCTTTGGGTCACCTTTATCGGTGGCATCATCATGTTCAA TAATCTACCGAGACATCAATTTGGTAATCTACAAAGCAAGATGTTTCCAGCGTATTTTTCAATGGTGGGACTTTGTTGCGCAATATCCACTGCTTCATTTGCTTATTTACACCCATGGAAGTCAGCATCCACTGCTGAAAAGTACCAGCTTGGGTTTCTACTATCTGCTTTTGCCTTCAATCTCACCAATTTGTTTGTCTTTACTCCCATGACCATTGAG aTGATGAAGCAAAGACACAAAGTTGAGAAGGAAGAGAACATTGGGGAAGAAATTGGGTGGACAAAGAACAGGGAAGTTGCAAAGGTTAATCCAAAGCTTGCAGCGATGAACAAGAAGTTTGGGATGATCCATGGGTTATCATCCCTTGCTAATATTATGTCATTTGGCAGCCTTGCCATGCACTCATGGTACTTGGCGGGCAAGATCAATCTGTAA